In Spirosoma aureum, a single genomic region encodes these proteins:
- a CDS encoding class I SAM-dependent methyltransferase, which translates to MNRTDEKAQAMNLPPVYNHVEKHGAFPEISHDENARFNFLTNLNRHLDSVVKPGNKVAFDKRIKPWFQERTGHDFHTSAEVKEAMRQDTYYQMSSALRRAMLEMTQQASRSMVLRQIDSLADKASFYNNQRPETLTLDPDLEIPHYLKIVDYHCLPGSYYTEYIADDVANAAADDARFFVTTAGKFGELSDGSSKALVNFLTHNYPKFNPRRILDIGCGAGHNLLALAMGYPDAEVIGIDVSAPMLRYGHARAVSLGVENVRFIQANAETIPFDNDSFDWVQSTMFLHETSTRAINNIVREVYRVLVSGGLMLHVEHAQNTPDMSLFEQFMRDWDTFNNNEPFYRVMHQMDKTEWMKSAGFQSDNLLQFGIHIVNNNNHRLTGDGFQTRQNVFGAWKE; encoded by the coding sequence ATGAATAGAACCGACGAAAAGGCGCAAGCTATGAACCTGCCGCCGGTCTATAATCATGTTGAAAAACACGGTGCTTTCCCGGAAATTTCTCACGATGAAAACGCCCGTTTCAATTTTCTGACCAATCTCAATCGACATCTTGACTCTGTTGTAAAACCAGGCAACAAAGTGGCTTTCGACAAACGCATAAAACCTTGGTTTCAGGAACGAACCGGCCATGATTTTCATACATCGGCAGAGGTAAAAGAGGCTATGCGGCAAGATACATACTATCAGATGTCGAGCGCATTACGCCGTGCTATGCTGGAAATGACTCAGCAGGCAAGTCGATCTATGGTGCTACGCCAAATAGATAGCCTTGCCGATAAAGCCAGCTTTTATAATAACCAGCGCCCCGAAACACTAACCCTGGATCCGGATCTGGAAATACCTCACTACCTGAAGATAGTAGATTATCACTGTTTGCCTGGAAGTTACTATACCGAATATATTGCAGACGATGTAGCCAATGCAGCTGCTGACGATGCCCGTTTTTTTGTAACAACAGCTGGCAAATTTGGTGAACTTTCTGACGGTAGCAGTAAAGCCCTGGTGAACTTTCTGACACACAATTATCCAAAATTCAACCCCCGGCGTATTCTGGACATTGGGTGTGGTGCAGGTCATAATTTGCTGGCTTTAGCGATGGGATATCCTGATGCTGAGGTAATTGGTATTGATGTCAGTGCGCCAATGCTTCGGTATGGACATGCACGTGCGGTTTCGTTGGGAGTCGAAAACGTTCGGTTTATACAAGCGAATGCCGAAACGATTCCGTTTGACAATGACTCTTTTGATTGGGTTCAGTCGACCATGTTTCTTCACGAAACTTCGACCAGGGCTATAAACAATATTGTCCGGGAAGTTTATCGTGTATTAGTTTCCGGGGGATTAATGCTTCACGTTGAGCATGCACAAAATACACCCGATATGTCTTTATTTGAACAGTTTATGCGTGACTGGGATACATTTAATAACAACGAACCATTCTACCGTGTTATGCATCAAATGGATAAAACGGAATGGATGAAGTCGGCCGGTTTCCAGTCTGATAACTTATTGCAATTTGGAATTCATATTGTCAATAATAATAACCACCGATTAACAGGAGATGGCTTTCAGACCCGGCAAAATGTATTTGGTGCCTGGAAAGAATAA